In the Paraflavitalea devenefica genome, one interval contains:
- a CDS encoding GH92 family glycosyl hydrolase: MITRSVLFSFFIAGAMQGYTQVKQPVDYVNPFIGTSNSRWMLFPGPTMPNGMVKLSPDNQGWVWQGGYDYSIGSIQGFSFIHGWTMAGLLTMPANGDLALNPGTPDAPFKGAGAGYHSRFSHKEEKASPGYYSVYLLDPRVKAELTATERTGVQRYTFPADQSNRVMVQLNPPAEYGYDLKEAVITKVNDREIQGYAKTAAGGFNEYTLYFVMQFSKPFTKFRGYRNWKEIPGDQEVKADKELGVYLTFPTVKTEQVIVRTGISFVSTDQARLNLTTELKGFEENFDALVKRNKAIWNKLLSVIQVNGGTEKDKVKFYTNLYRCFTAKMIMSDANGKYMDACENSQQLPQGRKAIIGGDAFWNTYWNLNGLWSLVSPGIMQQMVETQLEMYEKTGWTSKGPAGVEYSGIMEGSHEMALMTSAYLKGIIKKDADIAWQAMKKNVEVEPANTCGGYPGNPQITTYANKGYVPIEKGVTSKTLDYAYDDWCVAQMARFLHKEEEAAFFLKRSGNWQKVFDAATGYVTPRKEDGTYIADFDRFSVKHFVEGNSWQYSFYVPHDIPGVVKAMGKDRFLNRLTEGFQKSEFHKFAAHALDRTEGQSAEYYINHGNEVNMQAAYLFNYAGRPDLTQYYTRKILDTFYDDSPYVGWNGDEDEGQMGAWFVLSALGIFEMNGGTSPDLRVDITSPLFSEIILQLDPAFYSGKQFVIKAYNNSAKNSYIQSIKLNGQTIKDHHISFQDITKGGKLELWMGPAPAHHATAYNNQEVITMGDSVKTMAEQLIQKGFNAGEGYGEVWIRDLNTFMEVACKVHDKEMVRKSLVTFLLLQQPDGAILDGYVPNPKGSGVPYNYYHSALAPGYAGHKNTVETDQESSLLQAVAKYIRITGDRSILTDTVAGKSIQQHLGRALQFLLTKRFNTKYGLIWGATTSDWGDIQPEHDWGVELNADTHQAIDIYDNAMFLIAINDYLSFARLSAKERKHWINTRDNLKSNIRKHLWDEAKQKYRPHIYLNGSPFPAAFDESAIYYHGGTAVAIEAGLLSKSEVKQAYEKMKENVKQANAATIGLTLYPVYPAGYFKNGGMGPYSYQNGGDWTWFGGRMVSQLIRYNLLEEASEAIEPMLARVLRNKGFYEWYTPDNRPQGSAGFKGEAGVLWTAITQLKEKVNGKK; this comes from the coding sequence ATGATCACGAGATCCGTACTCTTCTCTTTCTTTATTGCAGGTGCGATGCAAGGCTACACCCAGGTGAAACAACCGGTAGACTATGTAAACCCTTTCATCGGTACTTCCAATTCCAGGTGGATGTTATTCCCGGGCCCCACCATGCCCAATGGGATGGTGAAACTAAGTCCCGACAACCAGGGCTGGGTATGGCAGGGCGGCTATGATTATTCCATTGGCAGCATACAGGGTTTTTCGTTTATACATGGCTGGACAATGGCCGGATTGCTCACCATGCCGGCAAACGGCGACCTCGCATTAAACCCAGGCACGCCCGATGCCCCTTTCAAAGGAGCAGGGGCTGGCTACCATTCCCGCTTCAGCCACAAGGAAGAAAAGGCCAGCCCCGGTTATTATTCCGTATACCTGCTCGATCCCCGCGTTAAAGCAGAGCTGACAGCCACAGAAAGAACAGGTGTACAACGCTATACCTTCCCGGCCGACCAGTCCAACAGGGTCATGGTACAATTGAATCCCCCGGCAGAATATGGTTATGATCTAAAGGAGGCAGTAATCACCAAAGTAAACGACCGGGAAATACAGGGCTATGCGAAAACAGCCGCCGGCGGTTTCAATGAATACACCCTGTACTTCGTTATGCAGTTCAGTAAACCCTTCACCAAATTCCGCGGTTACCGCAACTGGAAGGAAATACCGGGCGATCAGGAAGTGAAAGCTGATAAGGAATTAGGCGTATACCTCACTTTTCCCACCGTCAAAACAGAACAGGTCATCGTGCGCACAGGCATATCCTTTGTTAGCACAGATCAGGCCCGGCTGAACCTCACAACCGAACTCAAAGGGTTTGAGGAAAACTTTGATGCACTGGTGAAGCGCAACAAGGCAATATGGAACAAACTGCTTAGCGTTATCCAGGTAAATGGCGGCACGGAAAAAGACAAAGTCAAATTCTACACCAACCTCTACCGTTGCTTTACAGCCAAAATGATCATGAGCGATGCCAACGGCAAATACATGGATGCCTGCGAAAACAGTCAGCAACTCCCGCAGGGCCGCAAGGCAATCATTGGTGGCGACGCTTTCTGGAATACCTACTGGAACCTCAATGGGCTTTGGTCACTGGTCTCGCCTGGTATCATGCAGCAGATGGTGGAAACGCAACTGGAGATGTACGAAAAAACAGGATGGACCTCCAAAGGACCGGCAGGCGTGGAATATTCAGGTATTATGGAAGGCTCCCATGAAATGGCCTTGATGACGAGCGCTTACCTGAAAGGCATTATAAAGAAAGACGCTGATATAGCCTGGCAGGCCATGAAAAAGAATGTGGAGGTAGAACCTGCCAATACCTGCGGCGGCTATCCCGGCAATCCGCAGATCACTACCTATGCTAATAAGGGATACGTACCCATTGAAAAAGGGGTTACCTCTAAAACGCTCGACTATGCCTATGATGACTGGTGTGTAGCCCAGATGGCGCGTTTTTTACATAAGGAAGAGGAGGCAGCCTTTTTCTTAAAACGCTCCGGCAACTGGCAAAAGGTATTTGACGCCGCCACTGGGTATGTTACACCCCGTAAGGAAGATGGAACTTACATAGCAGACTTTGATCGTTTTTCGGTAAAGCATTTCGTGGAGGGCAACAGTTGGCAATACTCCTTCTATGTGCCGCACGACATTCCGGGTGTGGTAAAAGCCATGGGGAAAGACCGTTTCCTCAACAGGTTGACGGAAGGATTTCAGAAATCTGAATTTCATAAGTTCGCAGCCCATGCCCTGGACCGTACCGAAGGCCAGTCGGCCGAATACTACATCAACCACGGCAATGAAGTCAACATGCAGGCGGCTTACCTTTTCAACTATGCCGGCCGTCCCGACCTGACGCAATACTATACCCGCAAAATATTGGATACCTTCTACGACGATTCACCTTACGTAGGATGGAACGGCGATGAAGACGAGGGCCAGATGGGCGCTTGGTTTGTCCTCAGTGCGTTGGGCATTTTCGAAATGAACGGCGGCACCTCGCCCGACCTGCGGGTAGACATCACCAGCCCGCTCTTCAGTGAGATCATCCTCCAACTGGACCCGGCTTTCTACAGTGGAAAACAATTTGTGATCAAAGCATACAACAATTCAGCAAAGAATAGCTATATCCAATCCATCAAACTCAACGGACAAACCATCAAAGATCATCACATCAGCTTTCAGGATATCACCAAAGGAGGGAAGCTGGAACTATGGATGGGTCCTGCACCAGCTCATCATGCTACCGCTTACAATAATCAGGAGGTCATCACAATGGGCGATTCAGTCAAAACAATGGCTGAGCAATTGATCCAAAAAGGATTCAATGCCGGCGAAGGGTACGGCGAAGTGTGGATCAGGGACCTGAACACCTTTATGGAAGTAGCTTGTAAGGTCCACGATAAAGAAATGGTCAGGAAAAGCCTGGTTACCTTCCTCCTCTTGCAGCAGCCTGATGGGGCCATTTTAGACGGTTACGTGCCCAATCCCAAGGGTTCAGGCGTACCCTATAACTACTACCACTCCGCGCTGGCGCCCGGTTATGCCGGCCATAAGAACACGGTGGAGACCGACCAGGAATCTTCGCTCCTGCAGGCAGTAGCGAAATACATCCGCATCACCGGCGACAGGTCTATCTTAACCGACACCGTGGCGGGGAAGTCCATTCAGCAACACCTCGGGCGTGCGCTGCAGTTCCTGCTCACTAAACGGTTCAATACAAAATATGGATTGATCTGGGGCGCTACAACTTCCGATTGGGGCGATATACAACCCGAGCACGATTGGGGTGTTGAACTCAATGCCGATACCCACCAGGCGATAGACATCTATGACAATGCCATGTTTCTCATCGCCATCAATGATTACCTCAGCTTTGCCAGGCTCTCTGCTAAAGAGCGTAAACATTGGATCAATACCAGGGACAATCTTAAAAGCAACATACGAAAGCACCTCTGGGACGAAGCCAAACAAAAATACCGCCCACACATCTACCTCAACGGATCGCCCTTTCCGGCGGCCTTCGATGAATCAGCCATTTACTACCATGGCGGCACTGCAGTGGCCATAGAAGCAGGCCTGCTCAGTAAAAGCGAAGTGAAACAGGCTTATGAAAAAATGAAGGAGAATGTAAAACAAGCCAATGCTGCCACCATAGGGCTCACCCTATATCCTGTTTATCCGGCCGGCTATTTTAAGAACGGGGGCATGGGGCCGTACTCCTATCAGAATGGCGGCGACTGGACCTGGTTTGGCGGAAGAATGGTGTCGCAGCTTATCCGGTACAACCTGTTGGAGGAAGCCAGCGAAGCCATTGAACCCATGCTGGCGCGCGTACTCAGGAACAAAGGTTTTTACGAATGGTACACCCCCGACAACCGGCCACAGGGCTCAGCGGGCTTTAAAGGAGAGGCCGGCGTTTTGTGGACCGCTATTACACAACTAAAAGAAAAAGTGAATGGGAAGAAATAA
- a CDS encoding amidohydrolase family protein — protein sequence MKKHPLLLSVLTSLSLSTFAQAPPAAGKIDKPTIPIVINKVNVVNVVTGKVEADQTVVIEQDRIIAAGPSKKVKAPANATVIDGSGKYLMPGMTDAHIHFFQSGGLYTRPDGINLNKVYPYEKDQQWVKDNLYGLMGRYLACGITTVIDVGGPMSNYSIRDSVNAYVAAPNAWVTGPLVSTYLPPNLDKKDPPIIKVNTPEEARELVRKQLPYKPDFIKIWYIVLPGQKAEKTLPIVEATIAESHAHGVKVAVHATEYETARLAVTAGADILVHSIDDKVLDNEMLQLLKTKQTVYIPTLIVAQNYNRTFTQQFDFTAHDLRYADPFMLGTLMDVQHIEKSKLIFDYKKMRNILQVPDKGDSTMLTNVKLAQDAGVLVVAGTDAGNIGTHHASSFYDELLVMKQAGLSNAAIIRAATINAAKGFGKDKDYGSISIGKVADLLLLDKDPLQDITTLSHIHTVIHRGVPMQPQQLVAVTPEILAQQQLNAYNARNIDAFLEPYSDSVRIYGFPDKLMMKGKEEMRKSYSSMFANVKELHCQLVNRIVQGNTVIDQENVTGFGDKPVKAIAVYKIRDGKIAEVYFIQ from the coding sequence ATGAAAAAACACCCCTTGTTGTTATCTGTCCTGACTAGTCTTTCTCTTTCGACGTTTGCTCAAGCGCCCCCTGCGGCCGGTAAGATTGATAAGCCCACCATTCCTATTGTGATCAACAAAGTAAATGTGGTCAATGTGGTGACGGGGAAGGTGGAGGCTGACCAGACTGTGGTGATTGAGCAGGACCGTATCATTGCTGCGGGGCCTTCCAAAAAGGTGAAGGCGCCGGCCAATGCCACGGTGATTGATGGCAGCGGGAAGTACCTGATGCCGGGCATGACGGATGCCCATATCCACTTTTTCCAGAGTGGTGGACTGTATACCCGTCCGGATGGTATAAACCTGAATAAGGTGTACCCTTATGAAAAAGACCAGCAATGGGTCAAGGATAATTTGTATGGCCTGATGGGTCGTTACCTGGCCTGTGGCATTACTACGGTGATTGATGTGGGCGGCCCTATGAGTAATTACAGTATCCGCGATTCAGTGAACGCTTATGTTGCTGCGCCCAATGCCTGGGTAACCGGACCGCTTGTTTCTACTTACCTGCCACCCAACCTGGACAAGAAAGACCCGCCCATTATTAAGGTGAATACGCCGGAGGAAGCGCGTGAGCTGGTGAGGAAGCAACTTCCCTATAAACCTGATTTTATTAAGATATGGTATATCGTATTGCCGGGGCAAAAAGCGGAAAAGACTTTACCTATTGTAGAAGCAACGATCGCGGAAAGTCATGCCCATGGTGTGAAGGTAGCGGTACACGCCACAGAATATGAAACGGCCAGGCTGGCGGTAACCGCCGGTGCAGATATACTGGTACACAGTATTGATGATAAGGTATTGGATAATGAGATGTTGCAATTGCTGAAGACCAAACAAACGGTATATATCCCTACGCTTATTGTAGCTCAGAATTATAACCGCACTTTCACCCAGCAATTTGATTTTACGGCCCATGATCTCAGGTATGCCGATCCGTTTATGCTTGGCACCCTGATGGATGTGCAGCATATTGAGAAAAGCAAGCTGATATTTGATTATAAGAAGATGCGTAATATCCTGCAGGTACCTGATAAGGGAGACAGCACGATGCTGACGAATGTGAAGCTGGCGCAGGATGCCGGCGTGCTGGTGGTAGCCGGTACCGATGCCGGTAATATCGGCACACACCATGCTTCTTCTTTTTATGATGAGCTGCTGGTGATGAAGCAGGCAGGCCTGAGCAATGCCGCCATTATCCGCGCTGCCACGATCAATGCGGCCAAGGGTTTCGGTAAGGACAAGGATTATGGCAGTATTTCGATAGGCAAGGTAGCCGACCTGCTCCTACTTGATAAGGACCCACTGCAGGATATTACTACGCTCAGCCATATTCATACGGTGATCCACCGGGGCGTGCCTATGCAGCCGCAACAGTTGGTAGCCGTGACTCCAGAGATACTGGCGCAGCAGCAATTGAATGCATATAATGCAAGGAATATTGACGCCTTCCTGGAACCTTACAGCGACAGTGTGCGGATCTATGGTTTCCCGGACAAACTGATGATGAAAGGAAAGGAGGAGATGCGCAAAAGCTACAGCTCTATGTTTGCCAATGTAAAGGAGTTACACTGCCAGTTGGTGAACCGCATTGTACAAGGCAATACGGTGATAGACCAGGAGAATGTAACCGGCTTTGGTGACAAGCCGGTGAAGGCAATCGCTGTTTATAAGATCAGGGACGGAAAGATCGCGGAGGTGTATTTTATACAATAA
- a CDS encoding RNA polymerase sigma factor has translation MEKQFVTLINQHIGLIYKVCNIYCRDPEDRKDLFQEIILQLWKGHSTFRQQAQFSTWLYRVALNTAISNYRRAVRRPQSSLTEAGIDIPDPGELSFGDEKIKLLYKAIEQLTPVEKAMILLHLDGCTYHEIAAIAGISNNNVGVKLNRIKTKLEKILLVYDIEL, from the coding sequence TTGGAAAAACAATTTGTAACCCTCATAAACCAGCACATCGGCTTGATCTATAAGGTCTGCAACATCTATTGCCGCGACCCGGAAGACCGCAAAGACCTGTTCCAGGAAATCATCCTGCAGCTATGGAAGGGCCATTCCACCTTCCGGCAGCAGGCGCAGTTTTCCACCTGGCTCTACCGCGTGGCACTAAACACAGCCATTTCTAACTATCGCCGGGCAGTCAGGAGACCGCAGTCATCCCTTACCGAGGCCGGTATTGACATTCCTGATCCCGGGGAACTCAGCTTTGGGGATGAAAAAATAAAGCTGCTCTACAAGGCCATAGAACAGCTCACCCCGGTAGAAAAGGCCATGATCCTCCTGCACCTCGATGGCTGCACCTATCATGAAATAGCAGCCATTGCAGGCATCAGCAACAACAACGTAGGGGTGAAGCTCAACAGGATCAAAACCAAACTGGAAAAAATATTATTAGTATATGACATTGAACTTTGA
- a CDS encoding c-type cytochrome: MKKKGMLYGIIGLLAGTAVFFTVGCGTQAEKKAATVPSSKELTTGELVTRGKYLVTIGGCHDCHSPKKFGPKGMELDEEHLLSGHPAGSPLPPVDPRALKPGHWLLFAGDITAAVGPWGISYAANLTPDSTTGIGAWSETTFVKTLRTGKHLGQEGGRPILPPMPWKMIGQMTDEDLKAVYTYLQSLPPVKNPVPAPVPPTEAAKIAR, from the coding sequence ATGAAAAAGAAAGGAATGCTGTATGGTATTATTGGCCTGCTGGCCGGCACTGCAGTATTTTTCACGGTTGGCTGTGGTACACAGGCTGAGAAAAAAGCAGCTACTGTTCCATCAAGCAAGGAACTCACCACCGGAGAACTGGTGACGCGTGGGAAATATCTTGTTACGATTGGCGGCTGTCATGACTGCCATTCGCCCAAGAAGTTCGGGCCGAAAGGCATGGAGCTGGATGAAGAGCACCTGTTATCGGGCCATCCTGCCGGCAGTCCGCTGCCACCGGTAGATCCCAGGGCATTGAAGCCCGGGCACTGGCTGCTGTTTGCCGGTGATATTACGGCTGCTGTAGGACCGTGGGGCATTAGTTATGCTGCCAATCTTACGCCTGACTCCACCACCGGTATCGGGGCCTGGAGTGAAACAACTTTTGTAAAGACCTTACGCACCGGCAAGCACCTGGGACAGGAAGGTGGCCGCCCTATTTTACCTCCCATGCCCTGGAAGATGATCGGTCAGATGACGGATGAAGACCTGAAAGCGGTGTATACTTATTTGCAGTCATTGCCGCCTGTGAAGAACCCCGTACCTGCTCCTGTGCCACCTACAGAGGCCGCTAAGATAGCGCGGTAG
- a CDS encoding J domain-containing protein produces MQLKDYYKILEVAPVATQEEIKRSFRKLALKYHPDKNGDSPVSEAVFKEIQEAWEVLSDPKQREAYNYKRWFNRSIGERFTQRPLTPAAILDECQRLKNYVVTMNIFQVDYDALSFHIRQLLSDANIGILQQFNDVQTNRAVSRTLLKAATPLPLSYLQPIALLLAKLAGPDELSLRAIDEAVQQRKRRDLWDKYKWVVVVVITAFICWMMYKVGNSY; encoded by the coding sequence ATGCAGTTAAAAGATTATTATAAGATACTGGAAGTGGCACCGGTGGCTACGCAGGAGGAGATCAAGCGATCGTTCCGGAAACTGGCACTGAAGTACCACCCGGATAAGAACGGAGACTCCCCTGTATCTGAAGCTGTTTTTAAAGAGATCCAGGAGGCCTGGGAAGTATTGTCGGACCCGAAACAGCGTGAAGCCTATAATTATAAACGCTGGTTTAACCGCAGCATTGGTGAACGATTCACCCAACGCCCCCTCACCCCTGCTGCTATCCTGGATGAATGCCAGCGGCTGAAGAATTATGTGGTGACGATGAATATTTTCCAGGTGGATTATGATGCGCTGAGCTTTCATATCCGGCAGTTGCTGAGCGACGCCAATATTGGCATCCTTCAGCAGTTTAATGATGTTCAAACCAACCGCGCCGTGAGCAGGACTTTGCTGAAAGCGGCAACACCCTTACCCCTCTCCTACCTGCAACCCATTGCCCTTCTGCTGGCTAAGTTAGCCGGGCCTGATGAACTTAGCCTCCGGGCCATTGATGAAGCTGTACAACAAAGAAAGCGTCGTGATCTCTGGGATAAGTACAAATGGGTGGTAGTGGTGGTGATCACCGCGTTTATCTGCTGGATGATGTATAAAGTGGGCAATTCATACTAA
- a CDS encoding polysaccharide deacetylase family protein, translating into MKTTTPQQAAGSLFLIAGLLFLFSCQTTPNANIALAAPPPAAKKTATDKVAPAAATTVTPAVPVDAATIMARPEVPILCYHQVREWRDTDSKTAQNYIVPVQTFRDQLKMLADSGYHTILPDQLYAYLTTGAPLPSKPIMLTFDDTDLEQYTVATPEMNKYGFKGVFFIMTVSLGRPHYMSKAQVKELADAGHTIGSHTWDHHNVKQYQGQDWVVQIEKPSKQLEQITGKPINYFAYPFGLWNPQAIPQLKQRGMKAAFQLSGKRDINDPLYTIRRIIVPGAWKPATLQSWIKKSF; encoded by the coding sequence ATGAAAACCACCACTCCTCAGCAGGCTGCCGGCAGCCTTTTTTTAATAGCTGGCCTTCTTTTTCTCTTCAGTTGCCAAACCACGCCCAATGCCAATATAGCCCTTGCAGCGCCGCCACCGGCAGCAAAAAAAACTGCTACGGATAAGGTTGCACCCGCTGCAGCCACTACAGTAACGCCTGCGGTTCCTGTTGATGCAGCTACCATCATGGCCAGGCCGGAAGTACCCATACTCTGTTATCACCAGGTGCGTGAATGGCGAGATACCGATTCCAAAACAGCGCAAAACTACATCGTGCCGGTACAAACCTTCCGCGATCAGCTAAAAATGCTGGCCGATAGTGGTTATCATACCATCCTGCCCGATCAGTTATATGCATACCTTACCACCGGCGCACCCTTGCCATCCAAACCCATCATGCTCACCTTTGATGATACCGACCTGGAACAATATACCGTGGCCACGCCCGAAATGAATAAATATGGTTTCAAAGGCGTATTCTTTATCATGACTGTTTCCCTCGGAAGGCCCCACTACATGAGTAAAGCACAGGTGAAGGAGTTGGCCGATGCAGGCCATACCATTGGCTCACATACCTGGGATCACCACAACGTAAAACAATACCAGGGACAGGATTGGGTAGTACAAATTGAGAAACCTTCCAAACAACTGGAACAAATCACCGGTAAGCCCATTAACTACTTTGCTTATCCGTTCGGGCTTTGGAACCCACAGGCCATACCACAACTGAAACAACGTGGTATGAAAGCTGCTTTTCAGCTATCAGGCAAACGGGATATCAATGATCCCTTATATACCATCAGGCGCATCATTGTGCCGGGAGCCTGGAAGCCTGCAACACTGCAATCCTGGATAAAGAAAAGCTTTTAA
- a CDS encoding LytR/AlgR family response regulator transcription factor, with the protein MKVLVVEGEQRVIRILERALKRIDHSIRIIGTIPAIFASAHWLEQHGIPDIILMSEQVAKEHQIIDLSNDRINATVIFTVQSDQFTFYAFRPGHVERLLPAAFISKPQEAGYAASLTAPAQVKTVTTQAVQATWRTRFLVKQGQKFASIETAAISYFFSEGRFIFFKTFDSQKYLVEYTLEELESMLDPQQFFRINRSLLIAFKSVEQIHPYFGNRLKLFLDPVMEKDILVSREKVNDFKMWLGQ; encoded by the coding sequence ATGAAGGTATTAGTAGTAGAGGGAGAGCAACGCGTGATCAGGATACTGGAGCGGGCACTCAAAAGGATTGACCACTCCATCCGTATCATTGGAACAATTCCCGCTATTTTCGCATCCGCCCATTGGCTCGAACAACATGGCATTCCCGACATCATCCTGATGAGTGAACAAGTCGCGAAAGAACACCAGATCATTGATCTGTCAAACGACAGGATCAATGCTACCGTCATCTTCACCGTGCAATCAGATCAGTTCACCTTTTATGCTTTTCGTCCCGGCCACGTAGAGCGGCTGTTGCCCGCTGCTTTCATTAGCAAACCGCAGGAGGCAGGATATGCTGCCAGCTTAACAGCCCCTGCTCAGGTGAAAACAGTCACCACACAGGCAGTACAGGCAACCTGGCGTACCCGCTTCCTTGTAAAGCAGGGACAAAAATTTGCATCTATTGAAACGGCCGCCATCTCTTACTTTTTTTCTGAAGGACGCTTCATCTTCTTTAAAACCTTCGACAGCCAGAAATACCTGGTTGAGTACACCCTGGAGGAATTAGAGTCCATGCTCGATCCGCAACAATTCTTCCGCATTAACCGCTCCCTGCTCATTGCCTTTAAAAGCGTGGAGCAGATACATCCTTACTTTGGCAACCGCTTAAAACTATTCCTGGATCCGGTCATGGAAAAAGACATACTGGTAAGCCGTGAAAAAGTAAATGACTTCAAAATGTGGCTTGGTCAGTAG
- a CDS encoding T9SS type A sorting domain-containing protein — MRVLTTLASLLCLLLLSSPPSFSQCTTAPPLENCLGTEPAVINNEILLLGAKKWHYGAPATFSQLTMRGGTLIVCTELTINVLVMDSGTIIIRPGAKLTAGGGGSGMMWQGGCAVYNYGRFEITTNLSLEGPYATAARPNILMNVTGAAYIRSFNWLIFKNAFSFFVNNGEADFHGLITQNTAAAGCVCLGKRSKLRQTVLINDKKDAYTAPDAFGCVSVYQNSYFTDTLTNDNNLLVCLGAPHTSGSGGAYRPNAWGTVPVHIFQACNSCADVDLLSVYTPPRLQPEQNDPAAAIKIFPNPFLSSVKLSWQEGNRPQAVLVADMAGNIIYHKSLMQETARNWDILLRASLPAGTYILKIMYLETVVIHKIIKVSK, encoded by the coding sequence ATGCGTGTTCTAACCACCCTGGCAAGCTTGCTATGCTTGCTGTTATTAAGTAGTCCTCCGTCTTTTAGTCAATGCACCACAGCGCCTCCCCTCGAAAATTGCCTGGGCACTGAGCCGGCAGTGATCAATAATGAGATCCTGTTACTGGGCGCAAAAAAATGGCATTATGGCGCTCCTGCTACCTTTAGCCAGCTCACCATGCGGGGCGGTACGCTGATCGTTTGTACAGAGTTGACCATTAATGTGCTCGTTATGGATTCAGGCACCATTATAATAAGGCCCGGCGCCAAACTCACGGCCGGAGGTGGCGGTAGTGGTATGATGTGGCAAGGCGGTTGCGCGGTATACAACTATGGCAGGTTCGAGATCACCACCAACCTTTCTTTGGAAGGACCCTATGCCACCGCCGCAAGGCCCAACATCCTCATGAACGTAACAGGAGCCGCTTATATACGGTCATTCAACTGGTTGATCTTCAAAAACGCTTTTTCTTTTTTTGTGAACAATGGAGAGGCCGACTTTCATGGTCTCATCACACAAAACACTGCAGCAGCGGGTTGTGTTTGTTTGGGAAAAAGGAGTAAGCTAAGACAAACGGTGCTCATCAATGATAAGAAAGATGCTTACACGGCGCCCGATGCTTTTGGCTGCGTATCTGTATACCAGAACTCCTATTTTACGGATACGCTGACCAATGATAACAACCTCCTGGTCTGCCTGGGTGCACCCCATACATCTGGTTCGGGAGGCGCCTACCGGCCCAATGCCTGGGGAACGGTCCCCGTGCATATCTTCCAGGCCTGCAATAGCTGCGCTGATGTGGACTTGCTGTCTGTTTATACGCCTCCCCGTCTGCAGCCGGAACAAAATGACCCGGCAGCAGCTATTAAAATATTTCCCAATCCTTTCCTCAGCTCCGTGAAGCTAAGCTGGCAGGAGGGCAACCGGCCACAGGCTGTCCTCGTGGCAGATATGGCAGGTAATATAATATATCATAAAAGCCTGATGCAGGAAACCGCCCGCAATTGGGACATCCTATTACGGGCTTCCCTGCCCGCAGGGACCTACATTTTGAAGATCATGTACCTTGAAACCGTAGTAATACATAAAATCATTAAAGTGTCGAAATAA
- a CDS encoding DUF4397 domain-containing protein, with amino-acid sequence MQKTKVNILLGSVMAFVVIAMSSCLKSSDPTPQPAQAYMSILHLATAGSAPSVEIYFNTEKRSNAFTAGAVSQVYSAVDKGAYSVNFKKAGSDSLVASVPASLYDSLGFYTLVLYNEPGGNVQAMRIEDDFSDLTLDKPYFRFFQVSPSIAGLGPVDLYMDNTKIFQQRTLADNEFSDYYNQFSATTVGTHNFQVKLSSNDSLITSLNDISLQAGNAYTIYLKGNIGGTSEANKIGLGALRAAN; translated from the coding sequence GTGCAAAAAACGAAGGTGAATATTTTATTAGGGAGTGTAATGGCTTTTGTGGTGATTGCTATGAGCAGCTGTCTGAAATCAAGTGATCCGACGCCTCAGCCGGCTCAGGCATACATGTCCATTCTGCACCTCGCCACCGCTGGGTCTGCTCCTTCTGTGGAGATCTACTTCAATACTGAAAAGAGGTCCAATGCTTTTACGGCGGGGGCTGTATCACAGGTATATTCCGCGGTAGATAAAGGCGCTTATTCCGTTAACTTTAAGAAAGCCGGTTCCGATAGCCTGGTAGCCTCCGTGCCGGCATCCCTGTATGATTCCCTTGGATTTTATACCCTCGTATTATACAACGAGCCTGGTGGTAACGTGCAGGCGATGCGGATAGAAGATGATTTCTCCGACCTTACATTGGATAAACCTTATTTCCGGTTCTTTCAGGTCAGCCCCAGCATTGCCGGCTTAGGACCTGTAGATCTCTACATGGACAATACCAAAATATTCCAGCAGCGCACGCTGGCCGATAATGAATTCAGCGATTACTACAACCAGTTTTCAGCTACTACGGTGGGTACCCATAACTTCCAGGTAAAGCTGAGCAGCAACGACAGCCTGATCACATCCCTGAACGATATAAGCCTGCAGGCAGGAAATGCCTACACCATTTACTTAAAAGGTAATATAGGTGGTACTTCAGAGGCCAATAAAATAGGATTGGGTGCATTGAGAGCAGCCAATTAA